The following coding sequences are from one Reyranella humidisoli window:
- a CDS encoding alginate lyase family protein: MRRVILIALTVLMASPAFGQSKAYKACRPPAGHGEPAPIVAIQGPAHHGTDRAIEPFSLLQMEAAAAWRGRRDEPAANRGVEALVHWARAGALREVVDAGPAGSNTNSIYSLRRALIAILGSWMELRTSPAGRIHHAEIERWLGDLVALQDVPTGGEKSRAKAEAVSNHNNHALLRATVAAQWATLTGSRELADKAAQTAVATIDGMRADGGLPLEMARGSRALWYQRHAIASLVYLADLLQPFGQDLWLPRVDGVDLHRAIAFLLNGIEQPELLSAVTGGEVGSSQDFSFLVRRGNGRHYMAWAELYRARFPERDESRRLGVLLPQISEPGWPLLDDYVGGNTTCRVLSSDPA, from the coding sequence ATGAGGCGCGTCATTCTCATTGCCCTCACGGTACTGATGGCCTCACCGGCCTTCGGTCAGTCGAAGGCCTACAAGGCGTGCCGTCCTCCCGCGGGCCACGGCGAGCCGGCGCCGATCGTCGCGATCCAGGGGCCGGCCCACCACGGCACCGACCGGGCCATCGAACCGTTCTCGCTGCTGCAGATGGAAGCGGCGGCGGCATGGCGCGGACGGCGCGACGAACCCGCCGCCAACAGGGGCGTGGAGGCGCTCGTGCACTGGGCGCGCGCCGGAGCGCTCCGGGAGGTTGTCGACGCAGGTCCTGCCGGCAGCAACACCAACTCGATCTATTCCCTGCGCCGCGCCCTGATTGCGATCCTGGGCTCATGGATGGAACTGCGCACGTCGCCGGCCGGCAGGATCCATCACGCGGAGATCGAACGCTGGCTCGGCGACCTCGTCGCCCTCCAGGACGTGCCTACCGGAGGAGAGAAGAGCCGCGCGAAGGCTGAGGCGGTCAGCAACCACAACAACCATGCCCTTCTGCGGGCGACCGTCGCGGCGCAATGGGCGACCCTGACGGGCAGTCGCGAACTCGCCGACAAGGCGGCGCAGACTGCCGTCGCGACGATCGACGGGATGCGTGCCGATGGTGGGCTGCCGCTGGAGATGGCGCGCGGATCGCGCGCCTTGTGGTACCAGCGTCATGCCATCGCGTCCCTGGTCTATCTGGCGGACCTGCTGCAACCGTTCGGCCAGGACCTGTGGCTGCCGCGGGTGGACGGCGTGGACCTGCATCGCGCAATCGCATTTCTCTTGAACGGTATCGAGCAGCCCGAACTCCTGTCGGCCGTGACCGGCGGCGAAGTCGGCAGTTCGCAGGACTTCAGCTTTCTGGTGCGTCGCGGCAATGGCCGTCACTACATGGCCTGGGCCGAACTCTATCGCGCCCGGTTTCCGGAACGTGACGAGTCGAGGCGCCTTGGTGTCCTGCTGCCGCAGATCAGCGAACCGGGCTGGCCCTTGCTCGACGACTATGTCGGCGGCAACACCACCTGCCGCGTGCTTAGCAGCGATCCGGCATAA
- a CDS encoding HlyD family secretion protein, translated as MSKPTTTKRSLVRRMTMGLLWAIAGGAAIVYGGALVYANVVRLEVDAAVIAGAVEPIRAPSDGVMLGVGIKPGTMVANGSQLAKIHDPEVERQVSLASVQLERARHALRQHEAHLVSEKAKRDDTLIITQAELKAVQAEIASLEEQLVTAKARVERVGGLFAQGFAPRQKLEDHTNQHAILNAQLKRARILEEQRSALVASAAAGRFFDGNRITGNLAELEAAVQRARAEIDVATEELRVWQERRAAAVVTATGDGRIMRVLHGEGSAVRAGDTVAVYERKGERTINAFLTQNEILRVSVGDAATIYIPALRLRLPAHVVAIDRAAAFLDDVESRYTWRQARDSGVRQGDLDRTARAVLRLDNDQAEQLRRELEPGTPAVVSFQRRSLDTVLGDFRTVADRPVDQPAEKRL; from the coding sequence ATGTCCAAGCCGACCACCACTAAGCGCAGCCTGGTCCGTCGCATGACGATGGGCCTGCTGTGGGCGATCGCCGGCGGTGCCGCGATCGTCTACGGCGGTGCTCTGGTCTACGCCAACGTGGTGCGGCTCGAGGTCGACGCTGCCGTCATCGCCGGCGCCGTCGAGCCCATCCGCGCGCCGTCGGACGGGGTGATGCTCGGGGTCGGCATCAAGCCAGGCACCATGGTGGCGAACGGCAGCCAGTTGGCGAAGATCCACGATCCCGAGGTGGAGCGTCAGGTGTCGCTCGCCAGCGTCCAGCTCGAACGCGCCCGCCATGCGCTCAGGCAGCATGAGGCGCATCTCGTTTCCGAGAAGGCCAAGCGTGATGATACGCTGATCATCACGCAGGCCGAGCTTAAGGCGGTGCAGGCCGAGATCGCCTCGCTCGAGGAACAGCTCGTCACCGCCAAGGCGCGGGTCGAGCGCGTCGGTGGGCTGTTCGCGCAGGGGTTTGCCCCCCGCCAGAAGCTGGAAGACCATACCAATCAGCACGCCATCCTCAATGCACAGCTCAAGCGTGCGCGCATCCTTGAGGAGCAGCGCAGCGCCCTCGTCGCCTCGGCGGCAGCGGGCCGCTTCTTCGATGGCAATCGCATCACCGGGAATCTCGCCGAGCTGGAGGCCGCCGTGCAGCGTGCCCGCGCCGAGATCGACGTGGCCACCGAGGAGCTGCGCGTGTGGCAGGAGAGGCGCGCCGCCGCCGTCGTCACCGCAACGGGGGATGGCCGCATCATGCGCGTGCTCCACGGTGAAGGCAGCGCTGTCCGGGCCGGCGACACGGTCGCGGTCTATGAGCGCAAAGGTGAGCGTACGATCAACGCCTTCCTGACGCAGAACGAAATCCTGCGCGTCAGCGTGGGCGACGCCGCCACCATCTACATCCCCGCGCTGCGCCTGCGCCTGCCCGCGCACGTCGTTGCCATCGACCGCGCAGCCGCGTTCCTCGACGATGTCGAGAGCCGCTACACCTGGCGCCAGGCGCGCGACAGCGGCGTGCGCCAGGGAGATCTGGACCGCACGGCGCGCGCGGTCTTGCGCCTGGACAATGACCAGGCCGAGCAGCTGCGTCGCGAACTCGAACCCGGTACGCCCGCCGTTGTCTCCTTCCAGCGTCGCTCGCTCGACACCGTACTGGGCGACTTCCGCACGGTGGCGGATCGGCCGGTCGATCAACCGGCGGAGAAGCGGCTGTGA
- a CDS encoding glycosyltransferase: MPKVPPTPGVIQYADMLPQPGFWAKWSPTVLGGLAAYAALCVILLLTVPNTLWDPVARHVTIVIGGLGLWRFGWWTTHVVRAWIYAFVRYPALRRLADRAWQDGHRPRRVHFMMTTFREKREITHAVVDSIVRELRSTGLPGTIWLGSGDESDEIIIADFLAEHAADIEIRFEIARQTAPGKRYGIGASLRAMAKGRERGEVREDDVVVFMDGDSIIGDGMLAKCASLFVADPMLEAMTTDEEVICFGPRWIQLWLTMRFAQRRIAMQSHALAGKVLTLTGRLSLYRVNHVIRPEFYELVEEDHLEHWLWGRFRFLSGDDKTTWYYMLRAGAKMMYVPDSIAYTVEHIEGSGYERMVQNLRRWSGNMLRNGARAIALGPRRTGFFIWWCIVDQRIAMWTMLVSPILGLMGAVLVSPAYLATYFIWIAITRLWQAFVLFGYSREIHLVYPLLLYVNQFVNAAVKVYCLFRLSKQRWTNRGDQKAGFGGGLADRLRNAVAFYLTTVAMAGLVLTLVSYAGVLRLPSLYTLHELKLTVLP; encoded by the coding sequence ATGCCCAAAGTCCCGCCGACACCGGGCGTCATCCAGTATGCCGACATGCTTCCGCAGCCCGGCTTCTGGGCGAAGTGGAGCCCGACCGTGCTGGGTGGCCTGGCGGCGTACGCCGCGCTTTGCGTCATCCTGCTGCTGACGGTGCCCAACACGCTGTGGGACCCGGTGGCGCGTCACGTCACGATCGTGATTGGCGGCCTCGGTCTTTGGCGGTTCGGCTGGTGGACCACCCACGTCGTTCGGGCCTGGATCTACGCCTTCGTGCGCTATCCCGCGCTGCGCCGGCTCGCCGACCGGGCCTGGCAGGACGGTCACCGCCCGCGCCGGGTCCACTTCATGATGACGACCTTCCGCGAAAAGCGCGAAATCACCCACGCCGTGGTCGACAGCATCGTACGCGAGCTGCGATCCACCGGCCTGCCCGGCACGATCTGGCTGGGGTCCGGTGACGAAAGCGACGAGATCATCATCGCCGACTTCCTGGCCGAGCATGCGGCCGACATCGAGATCCGCTTCGAGATCGCCCGCCAGACCGCGCCCGGGAAGCGCTACGGCATCGGCGCATCGCTCCGCGCCATGGCGAAGGGCCGCGAGCGCGGCGAGGTCCGCGAGGACGATGTCGTCGTCTTCATGGACGGCGATTCGATCATCGGTGACGGCATGCTCGCAAAATGCGCGTCGCTGTTTGTTGCGGACCCGATGCTCGAGGCGATGACCACCGACGAGGAAGTGATCTGCTTCGGTCCGCGCTGGATCCAGCTTTGGCTCACCATGCGCTTCGCCCAGCGTCGAATCGCCATGCAGAGCCATGCGCTCGCGGGCAAGGTCCTGACGCTCACGGGCCGTCTCTCGCTGTATCGCGTCAACCACGTCATCCGGCCGGAGTTCTACGAGCTGGTCGAGGAGGACCATCTCGAACACTGGCTGTGGGGCCGTTTTCGCTTTCTGTCGGGAGACGACAAGACCACCTGGTACTACATGCTGCGCGCGGGCGCGAAGATGATGTATGTGCCCGACTCCATCGCCTACACGGTCGAGCATATCGAGGGGTCGGGCTACGAGCGCATGGTGCAGAACCTGCGGCGCTGGTCGGGCAACATGCTGCGGAACGGTGCGCGCGCCATCGCGCTGGGTCCCCGACGCACCGGCTTCTTCATCTGGTGGTGCATCGTCGACCAGCGCATCGCCATGTGGACCATGCTGGTCAGCCCGATCCTCGGCCTGATGGGCGCGGTGCTGGTTTCGCCGGCCTATCTCGCCACGTACTTCATCTGGATCGCCATCACGCGGCTATGGCAGGCGTTCGTGCTGTTCGGCTATTCGCGCGAGATCCACCTCGTCTATCCGCTGCTGCTCTACGTCAACCAGTTCGTGAACGCGGCGGTGAAGGTCTACTGCCTGTTCCGGCTGTCCAAGCAGCGCTGGACCAACCGCGGCGACCAGAAAGCGGGCTTCGGCGGCGGCCTGGCCGACCGCCTGCGCAATGCCGTCGCCTTCTATCTGACGACGGTCGCCATGGCCGGCCTCGTGCTGACGCTCGTGAGCTATGCCGGCGTGCTGCGCCTGCCCAGCCTCTACACCCTTCATGAACTCAAACTGACGGTGCTGCCATGA